The Magnolia sinica isolate HGM2019 unplaced genomic scaffold, MsV1 ctg213, whole genome shotgun sequence genome has a window encoding:
- the LOC131236097 gene encoding disease resistance RPP13-like protein 4 isoform X10, with the protein MNEIKRVCYRNTCAKYSLVANSFAIFSSKFLFFPLSLHLVVLNSGFINVYDYILQEMADAVVSVLLDKLVSLLVSEGHQQLEFNDQFEETKKELQYMQKYLKEADRVRRKDRNEILKMVMSDLRELVYDAEDVIADCQILFQKKCQGRALNFTSYCSPTHLKTRHQLGKRLSKINKKIREVKDRMKSFLDATPRQTGKYEDGGNMPLTHPILMDEDEMVGLEDESVKIRNWILEANGPLTMIGIVGLGGIGKTTLAQKIYNSESAENSFKHSFFITVSQNFKFDELLKKILKKLKVEEKSLRGDDVRELLERLKSILDEKYLIVLDDVWGTDEGRWWDSLKSALPSVEGSCVIVTSRNEKVAQSMGATDKCIHRLQVLSDEDSWSLFSKVAFARNGGKCTNPDLEVLGKEIVKGCGGLPLAINVVGGMMLGKGDSIHEWKQISKHLKEELQISQKDETIISTLELSYEELPIHLKPCFLCLAMLPEDYELPVVYIVELWIGEGFVWGRNEKTAFEIGEECFAELFNRSLILGTDKDVFESRFIRCKMHDMVRDMVIKIAREESFFVSLESGGRIGFSVQSRHLGISENTTVESIRNSSTKLRTLVGMEMERNEIIASVKVVLCKVRWLRVLDLSLSNTKIDVVAKNWLSGIGSLQHLVFLRIENSALRRLPASIRNLHNLQILCLRDCPNLEMLPVSITTLEKLTDIVIFDCPSLECMPEGLGKLSNLERLFGFTPMNLGGKNGSDISDLKKLTRLRKLSMDIKSEKQIEGEWNVLSMLYHLQFLELDFEGSSIESEGVVKKIDSQFSAPLKSLRELHLWDYTGESTPAWLSPISLPNLQFLFIGGGRIKKMGPRFWDSENGVWKVEVLVLKYLKEMEEEWTRMRRAMPSLRLVKVQNCPKLRSFPLNDTFEDYRGNWSIWRKEEEKGGMLLRAHSAPIVFEAALAALEEGEGGLLISHAHSGPILSEVPSATEEEKEGIFLFPFVIVAHMLFS; encoded by the exons atgaatgaaataaagcGGGTTTGTTATAGGAATACTTGTGCAAAATACTCTCTTGTAGCCAATTCATTTGCAATATTTTCTAGCAAGTTTTTATTCTTTCCTCTTTCCCTTCACCTTGTAGTTTTGAATTCCGGTTTCATAAATGTATATGATTATATCTTACAGGAAATGGCAGATGCTGTTGTCAGTGTTCTCTTGGATAAATTGGTGTCATTACTTGTAAGCGAAGGTCATCAACAGCTTGAGTTTAATGACCAGTTTGAGGAAACAAAGAAGGAGCTTCAGTACATGCAGAAATATCTCAAGGAAGCTGATCGGGTGAGGAGAAAAGATAGGAACGAGATTCTCAAGATGGTAATGAGCGACTTAAGAGAGTTGGTATacgatgctgaggatgtaatagcAGATTGCCAGATTCTATTCCAGAAAAAATGTCAAGGCCGTGCACTCAATTTTACGAGTTATTGCTCTCCTACCCATTTGAAAACCCGTCATCAATTGGGAAAGCGGTtgagtaaaataaataaaaagataagagAAGTGAAGGACAGGATGAAGTCCTTCTTAGATGCAACTCCTCGCCAAACTGGTAAATATGAAGATGGTGGGAATATGCCACTGACCCACCCAATCCTAATGGATGAAGATGAAATGGTAGGATTAGAAGATGAGTCGGTGAAGATTAGAAATTGGATCTTAGAAGCTAATGGGCCATTAACAATGATTGGAATAGTTGGATTGGGGGGAATCGGTAAAACCACGCTTGCTCAGAAGATATATAACAGTGAGAGTGCCGAAAATTCTTTTAAGCACTCATTTTTTATTACTgtttctcaaaatttcaaattCGACGAATTGCTGAAAAAGATACTGAAGAAACTAAAGGTAGAAGAGAAATCGCTGAGGGGAGATGACGTCCGTGAGCTACTGGAAAGGCTTAAGAGCATTTTAGATGAGAAGTACTTGATAGTTTTGGATGATGTGTGGGGAACAGATGAAGGGAGGTGGTGGGATAGCTTGAAGTCCGCTTTGCCCTCAGTAGAGGGTAGCTGTGTTATTGTTACATCAAGGAATGAGAAGGTTGCTCAATCAATGGGGGCTACTGACAAGTGCATACATCGTCTGCAAGTTCTTTCGGATGAAGATAGTTGGTCCTTATTTAGCAAGGTAGCTTTTGCAAGAAATGGAGGTAAGTGCACAAATCCAGATTTGGAGGTATTGGGAAAGGAGATTGTTAAGGGATGTGGGGGGCTTCCTCTGGCAATCAACGTTGTGGGCGGAATGATGTTGGGGAAAGGTGATTCCATCCATGAATGGAAGCAAATATCAAAGCACCTAAAGGAGGAGTTGCAAATCAGTCAGAAAGATGAGACGATCATTTCGACACTAGAGTTAAGCTACGAAGAGCTCCCAATACACTTAAAACCTTGCTTCTTGTGTCTTGCCATGCTTCCTGAAGATTATGAATTACCAGTTGTGTACATTGTTGAATTGTGGATTGGTGAAGGTTTTGTTTGGGGAAGAAATGAGAAAACGGCATTTGAGATCGGAGAAGAATGCTTTGCAGAATTATTTAATCGATCTTTGATACTTGGAACGGATAAAGATGTCTTTGAAAGTCGCTTCATTCGTTGCAAAATGCATGATATGGTTCGAGATATGGTGATAAAAATTGCAAGAGAAGAGAGCTTTTTTGTGAGCTTGGAGAGTGGAGGTAGGATCGGATTCAGTGTGCAGTCTCGCCACCTGGGAATTTCAGAGAACACAACAGTGGAGAGCATCCGAAACAGTTCTACCAAGCTGAGGACATTGGTTGGAATGGAAATGGAGAGGAATGAGATCATTGCAAGTGTAAAAGTAGTACTCTGCAAAGTAAGGTGGTTGAGGGTGTTAGATCTTTCATTGTCAAACACGAAAATTGATGTTGTGGCCAAGAATTGGTTGAGTGGGATAGGGTCATTACAGCACCTCGTTTTTCTTAGAATAGAGAATTCTGCGTTAAGAAGGCTCCCCGCTTCAATCAGAAATCTTCATAATCTTCAGATTCTATGTTTAAGAGACTGCCCGAATTTGGAAATGCTTCCCGTGTCAATCACAACATTGGAGAAGCTGACAGATATCGTAATCTTTGATTGTCCCTCTTTAGAATGCATGCCGGAAGGGCTTGGAAAGCTTTCAAATCTTGAAAGGTTATTTGGGTTTACACCAATGAATTTGGGTGGTAAAAATGGATCTGATATTTCGGATCTGAAGAAGTTGACAAGACTCAGAAAACTTTCGATGGACATAAAGTCAGAGAAACAAATAGAAGGGGAATGGAATGTGTTATCAATGCTCTATCATCTGCAATTTCTAGAACTAGACTTTGAGGGCAGTTCTATTGAAAGTGAAGGAGTTGTAAAGAAGATTGACAGTCAGTTTTCTGCTCCTTTAAAATCCCTTAGAGAGTTGCATCTTTGGGACTACACAGGAGAAAGCACACCTGCGTGGCTCAGTCCTATTTCCCTTCCCAATCTTCAGTTTCTTTTCATTGGTGGGGGAAGGATTAAGAAGATGGGTCCCAGATTTTGGGACAGTGAGAATGGGGTATGGAAAGTGGAGGTGTTGGTGCTAAAATACTTGAAAGAGATGGAAGAAGAGTGGACGAGGATGCGAAGGGCAATGCCGTCTTTAAGACTCGTGAAGGTTCAAAATTGTCCGAAGCTCAGGTCATTCCCATTGAATGACACGTTTGAAGATTATCGTGGAAATTGGAGCATatggaggaaagaagaagaaaaag GAGGTATGCTATTACGTGCACATAGTGCTCCCATTGTCTTTGAAGCTGCGCTTGCCGCCCTAGAAGAAGGTGAAg GAGGTTTACTAATTTCACACGCACATAGTGGTCCCATCCTCTCTGAAGTTCCATCTGCCaccgaagaagaaaaagaaggcatttttctttttccttttgtaaTTGTTGCTCACATGCTCTTTTCATGA
- the LOC131236097 gene encoding disease resistance RPP13-like protein 4 isoform X7 → MNEIKRVCYRNTCAKYSLVANSFAIFSSKFLFFPLSLHLVVLNSGFINVYDYILQEMADAVVSVLLDKLVSLLVSEGHQQLEFNDQFEETKKELQYMQKYLKEADRVRRKDRNEILKMVMSDLRELVYDAEDVIADCQILFQKKCQGRALNFTSYCSPTHLKTRHQLGKRLSKINKKIREVKDRMKSFLDATPRQTGKYEDGGNMPLTHPILMDEDEMVGLEDESVKIRNWILEANGPLTMIGIVGLGGIGKTTLAQKIYNSESAENSFKHSFFITVSQNFKFDELLKKILKKLKVEEKSLRGDDVRELLERLKSILDEKYLIVLDDVWGTDEGRWWDSLKSALPSVEGSCVIVTSRNEKVAQSMGATDKCIHRLQVLSDEDSWSLFSKVAFARNGGKCTNPDLEVLGKEIVKGCGGLPLAINVVGGMMLGKGDSIHEWKQISKHLKEELQISQKDETIISTLELSYEELPIHLKPCFLCLAMLPEDYELPVVYIVELWIGEGFVWGRNEKTAFEIGEECFAELFNRSLILGTDKDVFESRFIRCKMHDMVRDMVIKIAREESFFVSLESGGRIGFSVQSRHLGISENTTVESIRNSSTKLRTLVGMEMERNEIIASVKVVLCKVRWLRVLDLSLSNTKIDVVAKNWLSGIGSLQHLVFLRIENSALRRLPASIRNLHNLQILCLRDCPNLEMLPVSITTLEKLTDIVIFDCPSLECMPEGLGKLSNLERLFGFTPMNLGGKNGSDISDLKKLTRLRKLSMDIKSEKQIEGEWNVLSMLYHLQFLELDFEGSSIESEGVVKKIDSQFSAPLKSLRELHLWDYTGESTPAWLSPISLPNLQFLFIGGGRIKKMGPRFWDSENGVWKVEVLVLKYLKEMEEEWTRMRRAMPSLRLVKVQNCPKLRSFPLNDTFEDYRGNWSIWRKEEEKGGMLLRAHSAPIVFEAALAALEEGEGFRISRAHSALIFYEVPSTTEEEKEGAVEDEEEKEEDKFYSFPREEGTSIQEISSE, encoded by the exons atgaatgaaataaagcGGGTTTGTTATAGGAATACTTGTGCAAAATACTCTCTTGTAGCCAATTCATTTGCAATATTTTCTAGCAAGTTTTTATTCTTTCCTCTTTCCCTTCACCTTGTAGTTTTGAATTCCGGTTTCATAAATGTATATGATTATATCTTACAGGAAATGGCAGATGCTGTTGTCAGTGTTCTCTTGGATAAATTGGTGTCATTACTTGTAAGCGAAGGTCATCAACAGCTTGAGTTTAATGACCAGTTTGAGGAAACAAAGAAGGAGCTTCAGTACATGCAGAAATATCTCAAGGAAGCTGATCGGGTGAGGAGAAAAGATAGGAACGAGATTCTCAAGATGGTAATGAGCGACTTAAGAGAGTTGGTATacgatgctgaggatgtaatagcAGATTGCCAGATTCTATTCCAGAAAAAATGTCAAGGCCGTGCACTCAATTTTACGAGTTATTGCTCTCCTACCCATTTGAAAACCCGTCATCAATTGGGAAAGCGGTtgagtaaaataaataaaaagataagagAAGTGAAGGACAGGATGAAGTCCTTCTTAGATGCAACTCCTCGCCAAACTGGTAAATATGAAGATGGTGGGAATATGCCACTGACCCACCCAATCCTAATGGATGAAGATGAAATGGTAGGATTAGAAGATGAGTCGGTGAAGATTAGAAATTGGATCTTAGAAGCTAATGGGCCATTAACAATGATTGGAATAGTTGGATTGGGGGGAATCGGTAAAACCACGCTTGCTCAGAAGATATATAACAGTGAGAGTGCCGAAAATTCTTTTAAGCACTCATTTTTTATTACTgtttctcaaaatttcaaattCGACGAATTGCTGAAAAAGATACTGAAGAAACTAAAGGTAGAAGAGAAATCGCTGAGGGGAGATGACGTCCGTGAGCTACTGGAAAGGCTTAAGAGCATTTTAGATGAGAAGTACTTGATAGTTTTGGATGATGTGTGGGGAACAGATGAAGGGAGGTGGTGGGATAGCTTGAAGTCCGCTTTGCCCTCAGTAGAGGGTAGCTGTGTTATTGTTACATCAAGGAATGAGAAGGTTGCTCAATCAATGGGGGCTACTGACAAGTGCATACATCGTCTGCAAGTTCTTTCGGATGAAGATAGTTGGTCCTTATTTAGCAAGGTAGCTTTTGCAAGAAATGGAGGTAAGTGCACAAATCCAGATTTGGAGGTATTGGGAAAGGAGATTGTTAAGGGATGTGGGGGGCTTCCTCTGGCAATCAACGTTGTGGGCGGAATGATGTTGGGGAAAGGTGATTCCATCCATGAATGGAAGCAAATATCAAAGCACCTAAAGGAGGAGTTGCAAATCAGTCAGAAAGATGAGACGATCATTTCGACACTAGAGTTAAGCTACGAAGAGCTCCCAATACACTTAAAACCTTGCTTCTTGTGTCTTGCCATGCTTCCTGAAGATTATGAATTACCAGTTGTGTACATTGTTGAATTGTGGATTGGTGAAGGTTTTGTTTGGGGAAGAAATGAGAAAACGGCATTTGAGATCGGAGAAGAATGCTTTGCAGAATTATTTAATCGATCTTTGATACTTGGAACGGATAAAGATGTCTTTGAAAGTCGCTTCATTCGTTGCAAAATGCATGATATGGTTCGAGATATGGTGATAAAAATTGCAAGAGAAGAGAGCTTTTTTGTGAGCTTGGAGAGTGGAGGTAGGATCGGATTCAGTGTGCAGTCTCGCCACCTGGGAATTTCAGAGAACACAACAGTGGAGAGCATCCGAAACAGTTCTACCAAGCTGAGGACATTGGTTGGAATGGAAATGGAGAGGAATGAGATCATTGCAAGTGTAAAAGTAGTACTCTGCAAAGTAAGGTGGTTGAGGGTGTTAGATCTTTCATTGTCAAACACGAAAATTGATGTTGTGGCCAAGAATTGGTTGAGTGGGATAGGGTCATTACAGCACCTCGTTTTTCTTAGAATAGAGAATTCTGCGTTAAGAAGGCTCCCCGCTTCAATCAGAAATCTTCATAATCTTCAGATTCTATGTTTAAGAGACTGCCCGAATTTGGAAATGCTTCCCGTGTCAATCACAACATTGGAGAAGCTGACAGATATCGTAATCTTTGATTGTCCCTCTTTAGAATGCATGCCGGAAGGGCTTGGAAAGCTTTCAAATCTTGAAAGGTTATTTGGGTTTACACCAATGAATTTGGGTGGTAAAAATGGATCTGATATTTCGGATCTGAAGAAGTTGACAAGACTCAGAAAACTTTCGATGGACATAAAGTCAGAGAAACAAATAGAAGGGGAATGGAATGTGTTATCAATGCTCTATCATCTGCAATTTCTAGAACTAGACTTTGAGGGCAGTTCTATTGAAAGTGAAGGAGTTGTAAAGAAGATTGACAGTCAGTTTTCTGCTCCTTTAAAATCCCTTAGAGAGTTGCATCTTTGGGACTACACAGGAGAAAGCACACCTGCGTGGCTCAGTCCTATTTCCCTTCCCAATCTTCAGTTTCTTTTCATTGGTGGGGGAAGGATTAAGAAGATGGGTCCCAGATTTTGGGACAGTGAGAATGGGGTATGGAAAGTGGAGGTGTTGGTGCTAAAATACTTGAAAGAGATGGAAGAAGAGTGGACGAGGATGCGAAGGGCAATGCCGTCTTTAAGACTCGTGAAGGTTCAAAATTGTCCGAAGCTCAGGTCATTCCCATTGAATGACACGTTTGAAGATTATCGTGGAAATTGGAGCATatggaggaaagaagaagaaaaag GAGGTATGCTATTACGTGCACATAGTGCTCCCATTGTCTTTGAAGCTGCGCTTGCCGCCCTAGAAGAAGGTGAAg
- the LOC131236097 gene encoding disease resistance RPP13-like protein 4 isoform X11: protein MNEIKRVCYRNTCAKYSLVANSFAIFSSKFLFFPLSLHLVVLNSGFINVYDYILQEMADAVVSVLLDKLVSLLVSEGHQQLEFNDQFEETKKELQYMQKYLKEADRVRRKDRNEILKMVMSDLRELVYDAEDVIADCQILFQKKCQGRALNFTSYCSPTHLKTRHQLGKRLSKINKKIREVKDRMKSFLDATPRQTGKYEDGGNMPLTHPILMDEDEMVGLEDESVKIRNWILEANGPLTMIGIVGLGGIGKTTLAQKIYNSESAENSFKHSFFITVSQNFKFDELLKKILKKLKVEEKSLRGDDVRELLERLKSILDEKYLIVLDDVWGTDEGRWWDSLKSALPSVEGSCVIVTSRNEKVAQSMGATDKCIHRLQVLSDEDSWSLFSKVAFARNGGKCTNPDLEVLGKEIVKGCGGLPLAINVVGGMMLGKGDSIHEWKQISKHLKEELQISQKDETIISTLELSYEELPIHLKPCFLCLAMLPEDYELPVVYIVELWIGEGFVWGRNEKTAFEIGEECFAELFNRSLILGTDKDVFESRFIRCKMHDMVRDMVIKIAREESFFVSLESGGRIGFSVQSRHLGISENTTVESIRNSSTKLRTLVGMEMERNEIIASVKVVLCKVRWLRVLDLSLSNTKIDVVAKNWLSGIGSLQHLVFLRIENSALRRLPASIRNLHNLQILCLRDCPNLEMLPVSITTLEKLTDIVIFDCPSLECMPEGLGKLSNLERLFGFTPMNLGGKNGSDISDLKKLTRLRKLSMDIKSEKQIEGEWNVLSMLYHLQFLELDFEGSSIESEGVVKKIDSQFSAPLKSLRELHLWDYTGESTPAWLSPISLPNLQFLFIGGGRIKKMGPRFWDSENGVWKVEVLVLKYLKEMEEEWTRMRRAMPSLRLVKVQNCPKLRSFPLNDTFEDYRGNWSIWRKEEEKGMLLRAHSAPIVFEAALAALEEGEGGLLISHAHSGPILSEVPSATEEEKEGIFLFPFVIVAHMLFS, encoded by the exons atgaatgaaataaagcGGGTTTGTTATAGGAATACTTGTGCAAAATACTCTCTTGTAGCCAATTCATTTGCAATATTTTCTAGCAAGTTTTTATTCTTTCCTCTTTCCCTTCACCTTGTAGTTTTGAATTCCGGTTTCATAAATGTATATGATTATATCTTACAGGAAATGGCAGATGCTGTTGTCAGTGTTCTCTTGGATAAATTGGTGTCATTACTTGTAAGCGAAGGTCATCAACAGCTTGAGTTTAATGACCAGTTTGAGGAAACAAAGAAGGAGCTTCAGTACATGCAGAAATATCTCAAGGAAGCTGATCGGGTGAGGAGAAAAGATAGGAACGAGATTCTCAAGATGGTAATGAGCGACTTAAGAGAGTTGGTATacgatgctgaggatgtaatagcAGATTGCCAGATTCTATTCCAGAAAAAATGTCAAGGCCGTGCACTCAATTTTACGAGTTATTGCTCTCCTACCCATTTGAAAACCCGTCATCAATTGGGAAAGCGGTtgagtaaaataaataaaaagataagagAAGTGAAGGACAGGATGAAGTCCTTCTTAGATGCAACTCCTCGCCAAACTGGTAAATATGAAGATGGTGGGAATATGCCACTGACCCACCCAATCCTAATGGATGAAGATGAAATGGTAGGATTAGAAGATGAGTCGGTGAAGATTAGAAATTGGATCTTAGAAGCTAATGGGCCATTAACAATGATTGGAATAGTTGGATTGGGGGGAATCGGTAAAACCACGCTTGCTCAGAAGATATATAACAGTGAGAGTGCCGAAAATTCTTTTAAGCACTCATTTTTTATTACTgtttctcaaaatttcaaattCGACGAATTGCTGAAAAAGATACTGAAGAAACTAAAGGTAGAAGAGAAATCGCTGAGGGGAGATGACGTCCGTGAGCTACTGGAAAGGCTTAAGAGCATTTTAGATGAGAAGTACTTGATAGTTTTGGATGATGTGTGGGGAACAGATGAAGGGAGGTGGTGGGATAGCTTGAAGTCCGCTTTGCCCTCAGTAGAGGGTAGCTGTGTTATTGTTACATCAAGGAATGAGAAGGTTGCTCAATCAATGGGGGCTACTGACAAGTGCATACATCGTCTGCAAGTTCTTTCGGATGAAGATAGTTGGTCCTTATTTAGCAAGGTAGCTTTTGCAAGAAATGGAGGTAAGTGCACAAATCCAGATTTGGAGGTATTGGGAAAGGAGATTGTTAAGGGATGTGGGGGGCTTCCTCTGGCAATCAACGTTGTGGGCGGAATGATGTTGGGGAAAGGTGATTCCATCCATGAATGGAAGCAAATATCAAAGCACCTAAAGGAGGAGTTGCAAATCAGTCAGAAAGATGAGACGATCATTTCGACACTAGAGTTAAGCTACGAAGAGCTCCCAATACACTTAAAACCTTGCTTCTTGTGTCTTGCCATGCTTCCTGAAGATTATGAATTACCAGTTGTGTACATTGTTGAATTGTGGATTGGTGAAGGTTTTGTTTGGGGAAGAAATGAGAAAACGGCATTTGAGATCGGAGAAGAATGCTTTGCAGAATTATTTAATCGATCTTTGATACTTGGAACGGATAAAGATGTCTTTGAAAGTCGCTTCATTCGTTGCAAAATGCATGATATGGTTCGAGATATGGTGATAAAAATTGCAAGAGAAGAGAGCTTTTTTGTGAGCTTGGAGAGTGGAGGTAGGATCGGATTCAGTGTGCAGTCTCGCCACCTGGGAATTTCAGAGAACACAACAGTGGAGAGCATCCGAAACAGTTCTACCAAGCTGAGGACATTGGTTGGAATGGAAATGGAGAGGAATGAGATCATTGCAAGTGTAAAAGTAGTACTCTGCAAAGTAAGGTGGTTGAGGGTGTTAGATCTTTCATTGTCAAACACGAAAATTGATGTTGTGGCCAAGAATTGGTTGAGTGGGATAGGGTCATTACAGCACCTCGTTTTTCTTAGAATAGAGAATTCTGCGTTAAGAAGGCTCCCCGCTTCAATCAGAAATCTTCATAATCTTCAGATTCTATGTTTAAGAGACTGCCCGAATTTGGAAATGCTTCCCGTGTCAATCACAACATTGGAGAAGCTGACAGATATCGTAATCTTTGATTGTCCCTCTTTAGAATGCATGCCGGAAGGGCTTGGAAAGCTTTCAAATCTTGAAAGGTTATTTGGGTTTACACCAATGAATTTGGGTGGTAAAAATGGATCTGATATTTCGGATCTGAAGAAGTTGACAAGACTCAGAAAACTTTCGATGGACATAAAGTCAGAGAAACAAATAGAAGGGGAATGGAATGTGTTATCAATGCTCTATCATCTGCAATTTCTAGAACTAGACTTTGAGGGCAGTTCTATTGAAAGTGAAGGAGTTGTAAAGAAGATTGACAGTCAGTTTTCTGCTCCTTTAAAATCCCTTAGAGAGTTGCATCTTTGGGACTACACAGGAGAAAGCACACCTGCGTGGCTCAGTCCTATTTCCCTTCCCAATCTTCAGTTTCTTTTCATTGGTGGGGGAAGGATTAAGAAGATGGGTCCCAGATTTTGGGACAGTGAGAATGGGGTATGGAAAGTGGAGGTGTTGGTGCTAAAATACTTGAAAGAGATGGAAGAAGAGTGGACGAGGATGCGAAGGGCAATGCCGTCTTTAAGACTCGTGAAGGTTCAAAATTGTCCGAAGCTCAGGTCATTCCCATTGAATGACACGTTTGAAGATTATCGTGGAAATTGGAGCATatggaggaaagaagaagaaaaag GTATGCTATTACGTGCACATAGTGCTCCCATTGTCTTTGAAGCTGCGCTTGCCGCCCTAGAAGAAGGTGAAg GAGGTTTACTAATTTCACACGCACATAGTGGTCCCATCCTCTCTGAAGTTCCATCTGCCaccgaagaagaaaaagaaggcatttttctttttccttttgtaaTTGTTGCTCACATGCTCTTTTCATGA